AAGCCTTGCCCAGTTGGACGCGGATAGGGTCCTGAGTGTCCTGAAGCGGTATTTCGTGAGGGATGTTTCGTCCTGCCATTGCGCGGTGGGCGCTGAAGCGACCCACCCACAGTGGGGCATGGCTTAAGCCTTGCCCAAGTTGGACGCGGATAGGGTCCTGAGTGTCCTGAAGCGGCATTTCGTGGGGAATGTTCGGTCCTGCTTTTGCGCGGTGGGCGCTGAAGCGACCCACCCACAATGGGGGCACAGTTAGCGGATTGAAATCCGCGCTGCAGGAGACGCTTTGTTCTATTCTCCGGTGCCTTTGGGGAATGCGAATACCAACCTTCGGTCAATCCAGCAGGGCCGGGTTTCGCCGGCTTTGATTCGTGTGGTCATGCGGTGAAAGGCGCGGAAGCGGAGATTCTCGCAGGTGGGGATGAGGGGTTGGAACTCGGTGACCCGGCGTCCACCCATGACTCGGGATTCGTGAATTTTTGCCTCAAAGCAAAGGTGGTAATCGGGGGCCTCGTGGGGTTCCCGAAAGACGAAGGCTTGGTCGCGGATGACGACATCGACCGAGCCGCTGGAGATTTCTGACGGGGCTTCCCATTCGCCAAGGGCGCTCTTGAGGAGGCCATTTTCAACGATTCCCGAGAGGCTGGCGGTTTCCCCGAAGAAACGGGCGGCGAAAGGGGTGGCGGGGCGGAAGTAGAAGTCTTCCGGAGAACCTTCTTGGACGATGTGTCCGTGGTCAAGGAGGAGAATTCGGTCAGCGAGCTGGGCGGCCTCTTCTCCGTCGTGGGTGACGAGGATGGTGGCGGAGCCTTCGCCGTGAAGGATTCGGCGGGTTTCTTCACGCACCGAGAATCGGAGGTTGATGTCGAGATTGGAGAAAGGTTCGTCCATCAGCATCAAGGCCGGACGAAGCGCAATGGCGCGGGCGAGGGCGACCCGCTGTTGCTGCCCTCCGCTTAGGGTGTGGGGGAATCGGTCATGGGAAGTCCCGAGGCCAACGTGCTCGAGGACTTGGGTCGCTCGTCGGTATCGCTCTTGGGGGCTGACTCGTTTGAGGCCGAAAACCACATTTTGAATGACGGTGAGGTGCGGAAAAAGGGCGTAGTCTTGGAAAACCATCGAGATGGGTCGTTTCTCGGGAGGAGAGACTTTGGGTCCATTCGCGACCTGGTTACCCGCGATGAAAATCTTGCCGGTTTCCGGGGCTTCCAGTCCGCTTGCAAGCCGGAGAATGGTGGTTTTTCCGCAGCCTGAGGGCCCGAGCAGACAGACGATCTCCCCTGGCTGAATCGAAAATGAGATATCCGTGACGCTGGGAGATTTTCCGTAGCGATGGGAGACTCCCTCGAAGCGGATTGCGGCTGGATCAACTGAGTTCTTCATGCGAATTGCGGTTTCACCCATTCAGGACTGTGGTGGGGAAGTCAAGGTTCGGTGAGTCGGTGAGTCGGTAGTCGGTAGTCGGTGGACGGTGGACGGTGGACGGTGAGTCGGTGAGTCGGTGGGATTGGGGTATGATCCCTATCGGCATTGGGAACAGTTGAAGGGTTGATCGGGTGGTCACTCGACTTCGCTGCGTTCGGCCCGGGATTTTGACATCATGCGGCTGAGGATGAGGACGGGGGCGAGACCTACTAGAACGATCATAAGGGCTGGGGCGGCTGATTCCGCGAAGCGCTCGTCAGAAGCCTGTTGGTAAATATGAACCGCGAGCGTATCGAAATTGAAAGGACGGATCATCAAAGTGGCGGGAAGCTCTTTCAATACCTCGACAAAGACGAGGAGGGCGGCGGCGAGGGTGCTGGCCCGCAGCATGGGAAAATGGATTCTGCGGAGAACCCCAACCGGTCCCGCGCCGAGGGTGCGTCCTGCCTGGTCGAGGGAGGGGGAGATGCGTCCGAGTCCGGACTCGACCGTTCCGAGGGAGAGGGTGAGAAAGCGGGTGACGTACGCGAAGAGGAGGGCGGCGAGGGTGCCGCTGAGGAGAAAGTGGTGGGA
The sequence above is drawn from the Puniceicoccus vermicola genome and encodes:
- a CDS encoding ABC transporter ATP-binding protein; amino-acid sequence: MKNSVDPAAIRFEGVSHRYGKSPSVTDISFSIQPGEIVCLLGPSGCGKTTILRLASGLEAPETGKIFIAGNQVANGPKVSPPEKRPISMVFQDYALFPHLTVIQNVVFGLKRVSPQERYRRATQVLEHVGLGTSHDRFPHTLSGGQQQRVALARAIALRPALMLMDEPFSNLDINLRFSVREETRRILHGEGSATILVTHDGEEAAQLADRILLLDHGHIVQEGSPEDFYFRPATPFAARFFGETASLSGIVENGLLKSALGEWEAPSEISSGSVDVVIRDQAFVFREPHEAPDYHLCFEAKIHESRVMGGRRVTEFQPLIPTCENLRFRAFHRMTTRIKAGETRPCWIDRRLVFAFPKGTGE